Proteins encoded together in one Carya illinoinensis cultivar Pawnee chromosome 3, C.illinoinensisPawnee_v1, whole genome shotgun sequence window:
- the LOC122304829 gene encoding uncharacterized protein LOC122304829, whose protein sequence is MGEFEEHALDRPEERETEDGSPGEREIDDCTPGTSHVVPSSKGDDMIEEPKSGMEFNSFEDLFRSERSEDQSVRYVTLGCARGGKARVKTSNVANPRPTGKTDCKARINALRVDGKMQLTTVNNSHNHVTSPQKSRFYRCNREVSETVKRVLDTNDLAGIRLNKSYGSLVVGAGGFENLPFLEKDCRNYIDKARHLRLGADFAYGIY, encoded by the exons ATGGGAGAGTTTGAAGAACATGCATTGGATAGACCAGAAGAACGGGAAACTGAAGATGGCAGTCCAGGTGAACGGGAAATCGACGATTGCACTCCAGGTACATCACACGTAGTGCCATCGTCGAAAGGTGATGATATGATTGAGGAGCCAAAGTCGGGCATGGAGTTCAATTCGTTTGAAGATTTGTTTAG gagtgagaggTCAGAGGATCAAAGTGTCAGATATGTTACTCTTGGTTGTGCACGGGGAGGGAAGGCACGGGTTAAGACATCCAATGTTGCCAACCCACGTCCGACGGGAAAGACAGATTGCAAGGCAAGGATAAATGCCTTGAGAGTCGATGGAAAGATGCAGTTGACAACAGTCAATAATTCACATAATCATGTTACCAGCCCACAGAAATCTCGCTTCTACCGATGTAACAGAGAAGTGAGTGAGACAGTTAAAAGAGTCCTTGACACCAATGACTTAGCGGGTATCCGATTGAACAAGAGTTACGGATCTCTTGTAGTTGGTGCAGGTGGCTTTGAGAACCTGCCATTTCTGGAAAAGGATTGTCGCAATTACATCGACAAAGCCCgtcatctacgacttggtgcag ATTTTGCCTATGGCATATACTGA